Proteins from a genomic interval of Melospiza georgiana isolate bMelGeo1 chromosome 20, bMelGeo1.pri, whole genome shotgun sequence:
- the LOC131091786 gene encoding bile salt-activated lipase-like: MARWHILALALCSYLEVAWAATLGVVHTEGGFVEGESKKLGLFGGYVDIFRGIPFAAPPKTLEDPQPHPGWDGTLKAKEFKKRCMQLKLTQTDVRGSEDCLYLNIWVPQGRRQVSTKLPVMVYIYGGAFLLGGSQGANFLDNYLYDGEEIAVRGNVIVVTINYRVGPLGFLSTGDENLPGNYGLKDQHMAIAWVKRNIKAFGGDPDNITIFGESAGAASVSLQTLSPKNKGLFKRAISQSGVGVCSWAIQRDPLVWAKKLGEKVGCSTDNTTVLANCLRISDPKALTLAYHLQLTHLTMPLVHTLAFSPVVDGDFLPDVPEKLFANAADIDYLAGVNNMDGHIFAGVDVPAINRPLVKVTADQVYNLIKGLTVDRGEAGANATYNIYTQSWGDKPEQEVVKKTVVDLTTDYVFLIPTQVALDLHLQNAKSGKTYSYVFSEPSRMPVYPRWVGADHADDLQYVFGKPFATPLGYWPKHRTLSKAMIAYWTNFARTGDPNKGHSDVPVSWPAYTNDGKHYLDINHKMNKDSVKQNLRSRFVTFWNSVYLKLPQVADISQSELMF; the protein is encoded by the exons aTGGCTCGCTGGCACATCCTGGCCTTGGCCCTGTGCTCCTACCTCGAGGTAGCCTGGGCTGCCACA CTGGGTGTGGTGCACACTGAGGGAGGATTTGTGGAAGGAGAGAGCAAGAAACTGGGACTCTTTGGGGGCTACGTTGACATCTTCAGAGGGATCCCCTTTGCTGCCCCTCCAAAGACTCTGGAAGACCCCCAACCTCATCCTGGCTGGGATG GAACTCTGAAGGCAAAGGAATTCAAAAAACGCTGCATGCAGTTGAAGCTGACACAGACCGATGTCCGTGGGAGTGAGGACTGTCTCTACCTGAACATCTGGGTCCCTCAAGGGAGAAGACAGG TCTCTACCAAGCTGCCTGTGATGGTTTATATCTATGGCGGTGCCTTCCTGCTCggaggcagccagggagccaaTTTCCTGGACAACTACCTGTACGATGGGGAGGAGATCGCCGTGCGGGGCAACGTCATTGTGGTGACCATCAACTACCGCGTGGGGCCGCTGGGCTTCCTGAGCACCGGCGACGAAAACCTGCCAG GGAACTACGGGCTGAAGGACCAGCACATGGCCATTGCCTGGGTGAAGAGGAACATCAAGGCCTTTGGGGGTGACCCAGACAACATCACCATCTTTGGGGAATCGGCCGGTGCTGCCAGTGTCTCCCTGCAG ACGCTGTCCCCAAAGAACAAGGGCCTGTTCAAGAGAGCCATCAGCCAGAGCGGTGTCGGGGTCTGCAGCTGGGCCATCCAGAGGGATCCACTTGTCTGGGCCAAAAAG CTTGGAGAAAAGGTGGGCTGCTCCACAGACAACACCACCGTCTTGGCCAACTGCCTGCGTATCTCTGACCCCAAAGCCTTGACCCTGGCCTACCACCTGCAGCTCACCCACCTAACCA TGCCCCTGGTGCACACCCTTGCCTTCTCCCCAGTTGTGGATGGCGATTTCCTCCCAGACGTGCCAGAGAAGCTCTTTGCCAACGCTGCTGACATCGATTACCTGGCCGGGGTCAACAACATGGACGGGCACATCTTTGCTGGTGTGGATGTACCCGCCATCAACCGCCCGCTGGTGAAGGTCACTGC TGACCAGGTGTACAATTTGATCAAAGGCCTCACCGTGGACAGGGGTGAGGCTGGAGCCAACGCCACCTACAACATCtacacacagagctggggtgACAAACCCGAGCAGGAGGTCGTGAAGAAGACAGTGGTGGACCTGACCACTGACTACGTCTTCCTGATTCCCACACAGGTGGCACTGGACCTGCACCTGCAGAATGCCAa GAGTGGCAAGACCTACAGCTACGTGTTCTCTGAGCCATCCCGCATGCCCGTCTACCCCCGCTGGGTTGGGGCAGACCATGCTGATGACCTGCAGTACGTGTTTGGGAAGCCCTTTGCCACCCCTCTGGGCTACTGGCCCAAGCACAGGACTCTCTCAAAGGCCATGATTGCTTACTGGACCAATTTTGCTAGAACTGG TGATCCCAACAAAGGGCATTCAGATGTGCCTGTTTCCTGGCCAGCCTACACCAACGATGGCAAGCACTACCTGGATATCAACCACAAGATGAACAAGGACTCTGTGAAGCAGAACCTGAGGTCCCGCTTTGTGACCTTCTGGAACTCGGTCTATCTGAAGCTGCCACAAGTTGCTGACATCTCCCAGTCAGAGTTAATGTTCTGA
- the LOC131091785 gene encoding bile salt-activated lipase-like — translation MARWHILALALCSYLGVAWAATLGVVLTEGGFVEGESKKLGLFGGYVDIFRGIPFAAPPKTLEDPQPHPGWDGTLKAKEFKKRCMQLKLTQTDVRGSEDCLYLNIWVPQGRRQVSTKLPVMVYIYGGAFLLGGSQGANFLDNYLYDGEEIAVRGNVIVVTINYRVGPLGFLSTGDENLPGNYGLKDQHMAIAWVKRNIKAFGGDPDNITIFGESAGAASVSLQTLSPKNKGLFKRAISQSGVGLCNWAIQRDPLVWAKKLGEKVGCSTDNTTVLANCLRHSNPKDLTLSYHMQFTHLPMPFAHTLAFSPVVDGDFLPDVPEKLFANAADIDYLAGVNNMDGHIFAGVDVPAINRPLVKVTADQVYNLIKGLTVDRGEAGANATYNIYTQSWGDKPEQEVVKKTVVDLTTDYVFLIPTQVALDLHLQNAKSGKTYSYVFSEPSRMPVYPRWVGADHMDDLQYVFGKPFATPLGYRPKHRTLSKAMIAYWTNFARSGDPNIGHSDVPVSWPAYTDESKYYLDINHKMNKDSVKQNLRSRFVTFWNSVYLKLPQVADISQSELML, via the exons aTGGCTCGCTGGCACATCCTGGCCTTGGCCCTGTGCTCCTACCTCGGGGTAGCCTGGGCTGCCACA CTGGGTGTGGTGCTCACTGAGGGCGGATTTGTGGAAGGAGAGAGCAAGAAACTGGGACTCTTTGGGGGCTACGTTGACATCTTCAGAGGGATCCCCTTTGCTGCCCCTCCAAAGACTCTGGAAGACCCCCAACCTCATCCTGGCTGGGATG GAACTCTGAAGGCAAAGGAATTCAAAAAACGCTGCATGCAGTTGAAGCTGACACAGACCGATGTCCGTGGGAGTGAGGACTGTCTCTACCTGAACATCTGGGTCCCTCAAGGGAGAAGACAGG TCTCTACCAAGCTGCCTGTGATGGTTTATATCTATGGCGGTGCCTTCCTGCTCggaggcagccagggagccaaTTTCCTGGACAACTACCTGTACGATGGGGAGGAGATCGCCGTGCGGGGCAACGTCATTGTGGTGACCATCAACTACCGCGTGGGGCCGCTGGGCTTCCTGAGCACCGGCGACGAAAACCTGCCAG GGAACTACGGGCTGAAGGACCAGCACATGGCCATTGCCTGGGTGAAGAGGAACATCAAGGCCTTTGGGGGTGACCCAGACAACATCACCATCTTTGGGGAATCGGCCGGTGCCGCCAGTGTCTCCCTGCAG acgCTGTCCCCAAAGAACAAGGGCCTGTTCAAGAGAGCCATCAGCCAGAGCGGTGTTGGGCTGTGCAACTGGGCCATCCAGAGGGATCCGCTCGTCTGGGCCAAAAAG CTTGGAGAAAAGGTGGGCTGCTCCACAGACAACACCACCGTCTTGGCCAACTGCCTGCGCCACTCTAATCCCAAGGACTTGACTCTGTCCTACCACATGCAGTTCACTCACCTGCCCA TGCCCTTTGCGCACACCCTTGCCTTCTCCCCAGTTGTGGATGGCGATTTCCTCCCAGACGTGCCAGAGAAGCTCTTTGCCAACGCTGCTGACATCGATTACCTGGCCGGGGTCAACAACATGGACGGGCACATCTTTGCTGGTGTGGATGTACCCGCCATCAACCGCCCGCTGGTGAAGGTCACTGC TGACCAGGTGTACAATTTGATCAAAGGCCTCACCGTGGACAGGGGTGAGGCTGGAGCCAACGCCACCTACAACATCtacacacagagctggggtgACAAACCCGAGCAGGAGGTCGTGAAGAAGACAGTGGTGGACCTGACCACTGACTACGTCTTCCTGATTCCCACACAGGTGGCACTGGACCTGCACCTGCAGAATGCCAa GAGTGGCAAGACCTACAGCTACGTGTTCTCTGAGCCGTCCCGCATGCCCGTCTACCCCCGCTGGGTTGGGGCAGACCATATGGATGACCTGCAGTACGTGTTTGGGAAGCCCTTTGCCACCCCTCTGGGCTACCGGCCCAAGCACAGGACTCTCTCAAAGGCCATGATTGCTTACTGGACCAACTTTGCCAGGAGTGG tgatCCCAACATTGGCCATTCGGACGTGCCTGTTTCCTGGCCAGCCTACACCGACGAGAGCAAGTACTACCTGGATATCAACCACAAGATGAACAAGGACTCTGTGAAGCAGAACCTGAGGTCCCGCTTTGTGACCTTCTGGAACTCGGTCTATTTGAAGCTGCCGCAGGTTGCTGACATCTCCCAGTCGGAGTTAATGTTGTGA
- the GTF3C5 gene encoding general transcription factor 3C polypeptide 5: protein MAAARQRGPRGSAVLELPRKPRLVCVEYPGLVRDVGAMLRTLGGEQGVSRIYADPAKRLELYFRPKDPYCHPVCANRFPTSTMLLRVTRRSRKKQQLDPEEQIQPEVQFEMEILGIVTTVYKFQGMSDFQYLAMHSGPDGKQTSMYDKVLMLKPEKEEFFNKDLPLYIPPPIFSRLDTPVDYFYRPDIQHREGYNNPQVSGENLIGLSRARRPHNAIFVNFDDEEIPTKPLDAAVQNWKKVCTNPVDKKVEEELRKLFEVRPVWSRNAVKANISVHPDKLKVLLPYLAYYMLTGPWRSLWVRFGYDPRKHPEAKIYQVLDFRIRCGMKYGYAATDMPVKAKRSTYNYSLPITVKKQGSHTVSVHDLKQGLGSAGTSGAKKPPSSRYKLKESVYIFREGALPPYRQMFYQLCDLNVESLQKIIHRNDGTESECTERDGWCLAKTSDDLRDSMSLMIKQIIRSTRPALFSNTTSSEDGKEQLAYESGEDEDDEEEEEEDFKPSDGSENEMETEILDYV, encoded by the exons ATGGCGGCGGCGCGGCAGCGGGGCCCGCGGGGCTCGGccgtgctggagctgccccgcAAGCCGCGCCTGGTCTGCGTGGAGTACCCAGGGCTCGTCCGGGACGTCGGGGCCATGCTGCGGACgctgggaggagagcagggggTGTCGCGG ATCTACGCCGACCCTGCCAAAAGGCTGGAGCTGTATTTCCGCCCCAAGGACCCCTACTGCCACCCCGTGTGTGCCAACCGCTTCCCCACCTCCACCATGCTGCTCAGGGTcaccaggaggagcaggaagaagcagcagttgGACCCCGAGGAGCAAATCCAGCCAGAAGTGCAGTTTGAGATGGAGATTCTTGGGATTGTCACCACTGTTTACAAATTTCAAG GAATGTCTGACTTCCAGTACCTGGCAATGCACTCTGGCCCTGATGGCAAGCAAACCTCCATGTATGACAAAGTCCTGATGCTCAAACCAGAGAAGGAAGAGTTTTTCAATAAAGATTTACCTCTTTACATCCCACCACCCATTTTCTCACGCCTGGACACTCCTGTGGACTATTTTTATCGCCCAGATATACAGCACAG GGAGGGCTACAACAATCCCCAGGTGTCTGGTGAGAACCTGAttggcctcagcagggcccgGCGCCCACACAACGCCATCTTTGTCAACTTTGATGATGAGGAAATCCCAACTAAGCCCCTGGATGCTGCTGTACAGAACTGGAAGAAAGTGTGCACCAATCCTGTGGATAAGAAGGTGGAGGAAGAGCTGAGAAAG CTCTTTGAGGTGCGTCCCGTGTGGTCTCGCAATGCAGTCAAAGCCAACATCAGTGTCCATCCAGACAAGctgaaggtgctgctgccttATTTGGCCTATTACATG TTAACAGGTCCTTGGAGAAGCTTGTGGGTTAGGTTTGGGTATGACCCCAGGAAACACCCTGAAGCAAAGATTTATCAAGTGCTGGACTTCCGAATTCGCTGTGGAATGAAATATG GTTATGCTGCTACTGACATGCCTGTGAAAGCAAAACGGAGCACGTACAACTACAGCCTGCCCATCACTGTCAAGAAACAAG gaagtCACACAGTCAGTGTCCACGACCTGAAACAGGGGCTGGGTTCAGCTGGTACATCTGGGGCAAAAAAGCCCCCCTCCAGCAGGTATAAGCTGAAG gAATCTGTCTACATTTTCCGGGAAGGAGCCTTACCCCCTTACCGCCAGATGTTCTACCAGCTCTGTGACTTAAATGTGGAAAG cctgcagaagaTCATCCATCGGAATGACGGCACCGAGTCGGAGTGCACGGAGCGGGACGGGTGGTGCCTTGCCAAGACCAGTGATGACCTCAGGGACAGCATGTCCCTGATGATAAAGCAGATCATCAGATCCACCAGACCTG CTCTTTTCTCAAATACAACAAGCAGTGAAGATGGCAAAGAGCAGCTGGCATATGAGTCtggagaggatgaggatgatgaagaggaggaggaagaggacttcaagccttctgatgggAGTGAAAATGAAATGGAGACAGAAATTCTGGACTATGTGTGA